From a region of the Candidatus Jettenia caeni genome:
- a CDS encoding ABC transporter permease component has translation MIETALAEQTLPSVKIGSKKFTENVILGEITTLLINHGEIPAIHRKQLGSTRVLWSALLNGNIDIYPEYTGTIINEILAERGLAGEIEEALSQRGIRMSKTLGFSNTYAIGMKAETAKRLGIARISDLRNFPDLKFGFTHEFMNRKDGWSGLRKYYNLPQLEVLELDHDLAYRGIESDTIQVTDIYSTDADIDYYSLVILKDDLHYFPDYHAVLLYRTEFANRWPNALRAMLQLEGRISESEMIKMNAQAKIKKIPENQIASQFLAKEFGIHPKIHIETITDRLLLRTREHLFLVAISLTGAIILSIPLGILSFKRKKIGQIVLSIVGIIQTIPSLALLVFMIPFLGVGSQPAILALFLYSLLPIVRNTYTGLGNIRPEIRETAQALGLPALPRLWLVELPLASRSILAGIKTSAVINVGTATLGALIGAGGYGQPILTGIRLDDMGLILQGAIPAALLALLVQGFFDLAERYFVPKGLRISQNP, from the coding sequence ATGATAGAAACGGCCCTTGCTGAACAAACCCTTCCTTCAGTAAAAATCGGATCAAAAAAATTTACTGAGAACGTGATTCTCGGTGAAATTACTACCCTTCTGATAAATCACGGAGAAATTCCCGCTATCCATCGTAAACAACTTGGCAGCACCCGAGTACTATGGAGCGCTTTGCTGAATGGAAATATTGATATATATCCGGAGTATACCGGCACGATAATAAACGAGATCCTGGCTGAGAGGGGATTAGCAGGAGAAATAGAGGAAGCGCTTTCTCAGCGAGGGATTCGGATGAGCAAAACACTGGGATTCAGCAATACGTATGCAATTGGGATGAAAGCTGAAACAGCTAAAAGACTGGGAATTGCCAGGATTTCTGATTTACGTAATTTCCCGGATTTAAAATTTGGTTTTACCCATGAGTTTATGAACCGCAAGGATGGCTGGAGTGGCCTCAGGAAATATTATAACCTTCCACAGCTCGAAGTATTGGAACTCGATCATGATCTCGCATACCGCGGTATTGAGAGTGACACCATCCAGGTAACAGATATATATTCGACTGATGCCGATATTGACTATTATAGCCTTGTCATTCTGAAGGATGATTTACATTATTTCCCTGACTATCATGCCGTTTTACTTTATCGCACAGAATTTGCAAATCGCTGGCCTAATGCATTGAGGGCAATGTTACAACTAGAGGGGCGTATCTCTGAATCAGAAATGATAAAGATGAATGCTCAGGCAAAGATCAAAAAAATCCCTGAAAATCAAATCGCATCTCAGTTTCTGGCGAAAGAATTTGGTATTCATCCAAAAATCCATATCGAAACAATCACCGACCGGCTTCTTTTAAGAACCCGGGAACATCTCTTTCTGGTAGCTATTTCATTAACAGGCGCAATAATTCTATCAATACCACTCGGAATTCTCTCTTTCAAACGAAAGAAAATAGGCCAAATCGTTCTCAGTATCGTTGGAATTATACAGACAATCCCATCGTTGGCGCTCCTCGTTTTCATGATACCTTTCCTCGGAGTAGGGAGCCAGCCAGCCATTCTTGCCTTATTTCTGTATAGTTTGCTTCCTATTGTGCGCAACACCTATACGGGATTGGGCAACATCCGGCCCGAGATCCGTGAAACGGCTCAAGCATTAGGTTTACCGGCCCTGCCACGCCTTTGGCTTGTGGAACTCCCTCTTGCTTCCCGTTCAATTCTCGCAGGAATAAAAACCTCTGCCGTGATTAATGTAGGAACTGCAACCCTTGGCGCACTTATCGGCGCCGGCGGTTACGGCCAACCCATTCTTACCGGTATCCGACTGGATGATATGGGTCTTATTTTACAGGGCGCCATACCGGCTGCACTATTAGCACTTTTAGTCCAGGGCTTCTTCGACTTAGCAGAACGCTATTTTGTACCAAAAGGACTCCGGATCAGTCAAAATCCATAG
- a CDS encoding ABC transporter ATP-binding component, which translates to MQTLNSVFEVKGISKIYDSTQALSCIDLSVPSEQTTVVIGPSGCGKSTLLRLMIGLARPDTGKVYFEGTEITPMNALLLRRRMGYVTQTGGLFPHLTARKNVILMANYLGWEKTLIEKHLLALAELTQFPKDGLQRFPAQLSGGQQQRVALMRALMLNPNVLLLDEPLGALDPITRYDLQNDLKEIFHKLRKSVVLVTHNIEEAKFFGNQMVLMQAGRIIQQGTIHEFIEAPADPFVTRFIKTHRSPLEIQKGGDV; encoded by the coding sequence GTGCAAACCTTAAATTCCGTTTTTGAGGTTAAAGGTATCTCAAAAATTTACGACTCCACACAAGCCTTATCTTGCATCGATTTATCGGTTCCGTCAGAACAAACTACCGTAGTTATTGGACCAAGCGGTTGTGGAAAATCTACTCTTTTGCGGCTTATGATTGGACTGGCAAGGCCGGATACCGGCAAGGTCTATTTTGAAGGAACAGAAATTACACCAATGAATGCACTCCTGTTGCGCCGGCGCATGGGTTATGTTACGCAAACTGGCGGACTCTTTCCTCATCTAACGGCACGTAAAAATGTAATCCTGATGGCAAATTATCTGGGATGGGAAAAAACACTCATAGAGAAGCATTTGCTTGCCCTGGCAGAATTGACTCAATTCCCAAAGGACGGACTACAACGTTTCCCTGCGCAACTTTCAGGCGGACAACAGCAGCGGGTAGCGCTTATGCGGGCGTTAATGTTAAATCCTAACGTCCTCCTGTTAGATGAACCACTGGGGGCGCTTGATCCAATTACCCGTTATGATTTACAAAATGATCTAAAAGAAATTTTCCACAAATTAAGGAAAAGTGTAGTGTTAGTTACCCATAACATTGAAGAGGCAAAATTCTTTGGTAATCAAATGGTATTGATGCAAGCCGGGCGTATCATTCAGCAGGGCACGATTCACGAATTCATTGAAGCACCTGCCGATCCCTTCGTAACCCGATTTATCAAAACACATCGCAGTCCATTGGAGATACAGAAAGGCGGTGATGTCTGA
- a CDS encoding transposase — protein sequence MIKYIGLDAHSSTCTFNVTDERGREADNTTIESNGRLLVKYLRGIEGVKKLTFEECELSNWLYEILRPEVDELIVCNPVANGDYKKKKTEKMEESRQEYGKEIVRCSKGFQEIKYLKSIPGIGSIQAAKIVSQVIDPERFSSKYKYYSYCGLVRHKRISDGRGYGSEKIWGNRILKCVYKMAGHSVLKGKSGLRNYYDTLRLRGISHDNAYNAVCRKIAAISLSVWRKSENYNDRLITGNLIK from the coding sequence ATGATAAAGTATATAGGATTGGATGCACATTCGTCAACCTGTACATTCAATGTAACGGATGAAAGAGGGAGGGAAGCAGACAACACTACGATTGAGAGCAACGGTCGGCTTTTGGTAAAGTATTTGAGGGGCATAGAGGGTGTTAAGAAACTGACCTTTGAAGAGTGTGAATTAAGCAACTGGCTCTATGAGATATTGAGACCAGAAGTAGATGAGCTGATCGTATGCAATCCAGTAGCAAATGGTGACTACAAGAAGAAAAAGACGGAGAAGATGGAAGAAAGCAGGCAGGAATATGGAAAAGAGATCGTTCGATGCAGTAAGGGATTTCAAGAGATAAAATATCTCAAGAGCATTCCCGGTATTGGGAGTATCCAGGCGGCGAAGATCGTCTCCCAGGTAATAGACCCGGAGAGATTTAGCAGTAAGTACAAATATTACAGCTACTGTGGGTTGGTGAGGCATAAGAGGATAAGTGACGGCAGGGGATATGGGAGTGAAAAGATTTGGGGAAATCGGATATTAAAATGCGTATACAAGATGGCAGGACATTCGGTTTTAAAGGGTAAGAGCGGTTTAAGGAACTATTACGATACCTTGCGGTTGAGAGGTATCAGTCATGACAATGCCTATAATGCAGTATGTCGTAAGATAGCGGCAATATCTTTAAGCGTATGGAGGAAGAGTGAGAACTATAATGACAGACTGATCACCGGCAATCTCATCAAGTAA
- a CDS encoding ribonuclease — protein MDSVNPLVFYNKIKRFISVDIWADVEEPSASRRFFRRLLKVCLLTVREFTDGQWPLKASALTFVSLISLVPFLAFILSISKGLGAEKVLNQKIDDYIIDLPGGKMTSSVVRFKRKLLTQIDMLNFADPSSKNKLLNTIESFDAVITLEDKGENQNDFPKGERAEDIPVFSELSPSQNLSMNKEELKTAVENFESELVEAVNSVNFSEEDAKKKLREEVELTTLSVPTNISLNALHYKSQIMHFIEKTSFGYLGAIGLFSLIFIIIRALGTIEMSFNDIWKIKKSRSIFRKFSNYISMLIIIPMLLLASTTVTAALTNAKLVAFLNRIWVGEAYLSILKWLLPIAVLWIAFIAAYILVPNTRVKFIPGVIGGLAGGTIFHLLQIFYFRGQASVADYNVIYGAFAAIPFFLLWLQTSWIVILFGAELSFVIQNIKSIKMKGHSIGINYASRELLGLMIMGRIASQFLEGKTEKWSDEHLSEELNVPIGVIQGIILELSDASLVIEIPAKQNVYYMPARDLNSIYVNEVLHAMRSYGEHRVPVKMTHYDKNIIELIGKTRDIIKNNLQFTIKDIILKTDVKKETPPPSLTQ, from the coding sequence ATGGACTCTGTAAATCCTCTGGTATTCTATAACAAAATAAAAAGGTTTATTTCCGTCGATATTTGGGCCGATGTTGAAGAGCCTTCTGCCTCAAGACGATTTTTTCGCAGACTCCTGAAGGTCTGCCTCCTTACCGTAAGAGAATTTACTGATGGCCAGTGGCCGTTAAAAGCCTCGGCGCTGACCTTTGTTTCTCTTATCTCGCTTGTTCCCTTTTTGGCTTTTATTCTGTCTATTTCGAAAGGTCTTGGCGCAGAAAAGGTACTGAATCAGAAAATTGATGATTATATTATTGACCTGCCGGGTGGTAAAATGACCTCTTCTGTTGTTCGTTTTAAGCGGAAATTACTTACTCAGATTGATATGCTAAATTTTGCAGATCCGAGTAGCAAAAATAAACTTTTGAATACTATTGAATCTTTCGATGCCGTTATTACTCTTGAAGATAAGGGAGAAAATCAGAACGATTTTCCGAAAGGAGAAAGAGCAGAAGATATACCGGTTTTCAGTGAATTAAGCCCATCTCAGAATCTATCTATGAATAAAGAGGAGTTAAAAACTGCCGTTGAAAATTTTGAATCAGAGCTTGTTGAGGCTGTTAATTCGGTAAACTTTAGTGAAGAAGATGCAAAAAAGAAGCTGAGAGAAGAGGTCGAACTTACTACACTCTCCGTCCCTACAAATATCAGTTTAAATGCCTTGCACTACAAGAGCCAAATCATGCACTTTATTGAAAAGACGAGTTTTGGATACTTGGGAGCGATTGGGCTTTTTAGTCTTATTTTTATCATAATCAGGGCATTAGGAACGATTGAAATGTCTTTTAACGACATCTGGAAGATTAAAAAATCTCGTTCAATCTTTCGGAAGTTTAGTAACTATATCAGTATGCTGATTATTATTCCCATGCTTCTTCTTGCATCAACGACGGTTACTGCCGCTTTAACGAATGCAAAATTGGTAGCTTTCTTAAACAGGATTTGGGTTGGCGAGGCCTATTTAAGTATTCTTAAGTGGCTCCTTCCGATTGCGGTACTATGGATTGCATTTATCGCTGCCTATATTCTTGTTCCGAATACCCGGGTTAAGTTTATTCCCGGCGTAATTGGAGGTTTGGCAGGAGGAACGATATTCCATTTGCTTCAAATTTTTTACTTTAGAGGCCAGGCTAGTGTTGCCGATTATAATGTGATTTACGGGGCGTTTGCAGCGATTCCTTTCTTTCTCTTGTGGCTGCAAACAAGTTGGATCGTTATTCTTTTCGGGGCAGAGCTTTCTTTTGTTATTCAAAATATCAAGTCCATTAAGATGAAAGGCCACTCGATTGGTATAAATTACGCATCTCGTGAGCTTTTAGGCCTTATGATTATGGGAAGAATTGCCTCCCAGTTTTTAGAAGGAAAAACGGAAAAATGGTCAGATGAGCATTTATCAGAGGAGTTGAATGTTCCCATCGGGGTGATTCAGGGAATTATTCTTGAACTCTCAGATGCCTCTCTGGTTATAGAAATACCTGCGAAACAAAATGTTTACTATATGCCCGCCCGGGATTTAAATTCAATTTATGTAAATGAAGTCTTACATGCAATGAGGAGCTACGGAGAACATCGCGTACCTGTTAAAATGACACATTATGATAAAAATATAATAGAACTTATAGGGAAGACCCGGGATATCATAAAAAATAACCTGCAATTTACCATAAAAGATATTATCCTGAAAACCGATGTTAAAAAAGAAACCCCGCCTCCTTCATTAACTCAATAA